A single uncultured Acetobacterium sp. DNA region contains:
- a CDS encoding phosphoenolpyruvate hydrolase family protein: MAIKREEVLRRLREQEAQGISVVGAGAGTGISAKCAEAGGVDLIIIYNSGRYRMAGRGSLAGLLSYGDANAIVMDMAREVVTIVKDTPVLAGVCGTDPFRDMEMFLKQVKDAGFSGVQNFPTVGLIDGVFRQNLEETNMGYDLEVDMIRKAHELDLVTTPYVFNVEEAKKMAKAGADVLVAHMGLTTKGSIGAGTSKTLDDCVKLTQEICDAGKSVNPDIMVIVHGGPVAEPEDAKYVLDRTKGVCGFFGASSIERLPTEIAITKQVKDFKDIKL; encoded by the coding sequence ATGGCAATAAAACGAGAAGAAGTATTAAGACGGTTAAGAGAACAGGAAGCACAGGGCATTTCTGTGGTTGGAGCGGGAGCAGGTACCGGGATTTCGGCAAAATGCGCCGAAGCTGGCGGCGTGGATCTGATCATTATTTATAATTCCGGCCGCTACCGGATGGCCGGCCGCGGTTCTTTAGCCGGGCTGCTGTCCTATGGTGATGCCAATGCGATAGTAATGGATATGGCCAGAGAAGTAGTGACGATTGTCAAAGATACCCCGGTTTTGGCAGGGGTTTGCGGAACCGATCCGTTTAGAGATATGGAAATGTTTCTAAAACAGGTCAAAGACGCCGGATTCTCCGGGGTTCAGAATTTCCCGACGGTTGGTTTAATCGATGGTGTATTCCGACAAAACCTGGAAGAAACCAATATGGGCTATGATCTGGAAGTAGACATGATCAGAAAAGCCCATGAGCTGGATCTGGTTACCACCCCCTATGTATTTAATGTAGAAGAAGCAAAAAAAATGGCCAAAGCCGGAGCCGATGTTCTGGTTGCCCATATGGGACTGACCACTAAGGGCAGTATTGGTGCCGGTACTTCAAAAACGCTGGATGACTGTGTCAAGTTAACTCAGGAAATCTGCGATGCCGGTAAATCCGTTAATCCAGATATTATGGTAATTGTTCATGGCGGTCCAGTGGCCGAACCAGAAGACGCCAAATATGTATTGGATCGGACTAAAGGCGTATGCGGATTCTTCGGAGCATCCAGTATTGAACGTCTGCCAACTGAAATTGCTATCACCAAACAGGTTAAGGATTTTAAAGACATCAAATTATAA
- a CDS encoding phosphoenolpyruvate hydrolase family protein has protein sequence MKKKEAIEKMIRNSLKMNKPVIGVAVGSGLFAKQAIKGGADLLLALSAGRFRAAGIPSIGCMMAFSNSNELVFDFSSREILPKLKDKAVICGINATDPNYTHEELIQKVRELGFSGVNNFPTIGLVDGQFREWLEEKGLGYDHEIEFMKKAVAANLFTIAFVFDEKQARSMTKVGVDMVCAHFGWTRGGEKSGKVFSSINECLELTERIFGAVDEINPRTYKMIYGGPINSPEDAYYFYKNSQTIGYIGGSSFERIPTELAISETTDKFKNYYKLKQENKHLKKELLKKRGFDEIVGQSLIMQDMYELINKVADKDVNVLIQGESGTGKELVAKALHFNSKRCLGPLIKVNCAALPPNLLESELFGHEKGAFTGADKRRLGKFELANHGTLFLDEIGEMDVDLQSKVLRIIQQQEFERVGGEKTIFVDVRIVCATNVDLKQAVADNRFREDLYYRLNVVEINTPPLRRHTEDVPLLCNRFLEEFKIKYQLEEKRLAPDAMAYLMECPWPGNVRELKHVLERAVILSEGKYIRRTDLVVEDFHISPEKQKEDPVSQNKSELLANSKDHLESNYIMEVLEACQWNRTEAANRMGISRRTLYNKILKYNLIAKELDG, from the coding sequence ATGAAGAAAAAAGAAGCCATTGAAAAAATGATCCGCAATAGTTTAAAGATGAATAAGCCGGTGATTGGGGTAGCAGTAGGCTCCGGTCTTTTTGCCAAGCAGGCGATTAAAGGCGGAGCTGATCTGTTGCTGGCGCTTAGTGCCGGGCGGTTTCGAGCGGCAGGCATTCCTTCGATTGGCTGTATGATGGCATTCAGTAACAGCAACGAGCTGGTGTTTGATTTTTCCAGCCGTGAAATATTGCCCAAACTAAAAGATAAGGCGGTAATCTGCGGTATTAATGCCACCGATCCCAATTATACCCATGAAGAACTGATTCAAAAAGTCAGGGAACTGGGTTTCAGCGGGGTCAACAATTTTCCCACCATTGGACTGGTCGATGGCCAATTTAGAGAGTGGCTGGAGGAAAAAGGGCTGGGCTATGATCATGAAATTGAATTTATGAAAAAAGCGGTGGCAGCAAACCTTTTTACCATTGCCTTTGTGTTTGACGAAAAACAGGCCCGATCAATGACGAAGGTCGGTGTGGATATGGTTTGCGCCCATTTTGGATGGACCCGGGGTGGCGAAAAATCAGGAAAGGTTTTTTCCTCCATCAATGAATGTCTGGAACTAACGGAACGGATTTTTGGAGCGGTGGATGAAATCAATCCCCGTACTTATAAGATGATTTACGGCGGCCCGATTAACTCCCCGGAGGATGCCTATTATTTTTATAAGAATTCACAAACCATCGGTTATATCGGCGGTTCCAGTTTTGAGCGGATTCCCACGGAATTAGCTATCTCAGAAACGACGGATAAATTTAAAAATTATTATAAATTAAAACAAGAAAACAAGCATCTCAAAAAAGAATTGCTTAAAAAAAGAGGCTTTGACGAAATTGTCGGTCAGAGCCTGATCATGCAGGATATGTATGAACTCATCAATAAGGTGGCTGATAAGGATGTCAATGTGCTAATTCAGGGAGAAAGCGGAACGGGGAAAGAGTTGGTTGCCAAAGCTCTGCATTTTAACAGTAAACGTTGTCTTGGTCCGCTGATTAAGGTCAACTGTGCGGCTTTGCCGCCCAACTTGCTGGAAAGCGAATTATTTGGCCATGAAAAAGGTGCTTTTACCGGAGCGGATAAACGGCGTTTGGGAAAATTTGAACTGGCCAATCATGGCACCCTGTTTCTGGATGAAATTGGCGAAATGGATGTCGATCTGCAGTCAAAGGTGTTGCGGATCATCCAGCAGCAGGAATTTGAACGGGTTGGCGGAGAAAAAACGATTTTTGTGGATGTCCGAATTGTTTGCGCCACCAATGTGGATCTTAAGCAGGCGGTGGCGGATAATCGTTTCCGGGAAGATCTTTATTACCGGCTGAACGTGGTGGAAATTAATACGCCGCCGCTGCGGCGACATACTGAGGATGTTCCGCTGCTATGCAATCGCTTTTTAGAAGAATTTAAAATAAAATACCAATTGGAAGAAAAGCGGCTGGCACCGGATGCCATGGCCTATCTGATGGAATGTCCCTGGCCGGGAAATGTCCGGGAGCTGAAGCATGTCCTGGAAAGAGCAGTCATACTCAGTGAAGGCAAATATATCCGGCGAACTGATTTAGTGGTGGAAGATTTTCATATTTCGCCAGAAAAACAAAAAGAAGATCCCGTTAGTCAAAACAAATCGGAGCTGTTAGCCAACAGCAAAGATCATTTAGAGAGCAATTATATTATGGAAGTGCTTGAGGCCTGCCAATGGAATCGAACTGAAGCAGCCAATCGAATGGGGATTTCGCGTCGAACGCTTTATAATAAGATCCTAAAATACAATTTAATCGCAAAAGAGCTAGATGGATAG
- a CDS encoding FGGY-family carbohydrate kinase, translating to MNNNEKSGNKKSGKNNSVLTIDCGTRGLRGIIFDEQGNELAKSEELFKGYYSKHFQWKEASPEMFWKALVKVVAELKDKEPVLFETIQGMTVSCQRDVITVVDEKGEPLRNFISWLDRRELAEPLPYPWPYALLFKCIGFSGYAKSFSKTAHVNWIKNQEPEIWAKTHKVVFLSTYFLTRLTGKIADSRSDTAGHLPFDTKKKQWCGKYDVKRQILQVEPEKCYELTDSCEIIGQLTAEAAELTGLPLGLPIVASGTDKGCETVGVGALTPEIASISLGTQSTVEISTKKYVELYPFYPSFAAVDNEAYNPEVTIYHGFWMVEWYAKEFLHQSDPNDIHDLLEGYLETTPAGADGLIHQPYWGREAFRPEAKGSFIGFSEGHDKRHIYRAIIEGLGYALLEGLELIERKTKVPIQSVGLSGGGSRSDGVAQIMADILNRPVYRVQTFETTALGAAMATFVGLGQYPDIQTAGKSMIRKSRVFEPNPENTMKYTEIYNKIYKRLYRRVKPLYQSYH from the coding sequence TTGAACAACAATGAAAAGAGCGGAAATAAAAAGAGCGGGAAAAATAATTCAGTTTTAACAATTGATTGCGGTACCCGAGGACTTCGGGGCATTATTTTTGATGAGCAGGGCAACGAGCTGGCTAAAAGCGAAGAATTATTTAAGGGTTATTATTCAAAGCACTTTCAGTGGAAGGAAGCTTCCCCGGAAATGTTCTGGAAGGCCCTGGTTAAGGTGGTTGCGGAGCTCAAGGACAAAGAGCCGGTTTTGTTTGAGACAATCCAGGGCATGACCGTGTCCTGTCAACGAGACGTCATCACCGTTGTTGATGAAAAAGGCGAACCCCTGCGTAATTTTATCAGTTGGCTGGATCGCCGGGAATTGGCAGAACCGCTGCCGTATCCCTGGCCCTACGCGCTGCTTTTTAAATGTATCGGATTTAGTGGTTACGCAAAATCATTCAGTAAAACCGCGCATGTCAATTGGATCAAAAATCAGGAACCGGAAATATGGGCCAAAACCCACAAGGTCGTTTTTCTTTCGACCTATTTTTTGACTCGATTAACTGGCAAAATTGCCGACAGTCGTTCGGATACCGCCGGTCATCTGCCTTTCGATACAAAAAAGAAGCAGTGGTGCGGCAAATACGATGTCAAACGTCAAATCCTTCAAGTAGAGCCGGAAAAATGCTATGAACTGACTGATTCTTGTGAAATAATTGGCCAGCTGACAGCCGAAGCTGCCGAACTTACCGGTCTGCCGTTGGGTTTGCCGATTGTGGCATCGGGTACCGATAAAGGCTGTGAAACCGTGGGTGTCGGTGCATTAACACCGGAAATTGCCAGCATTTCATTGGGAACTCAATCAACGGTAGAGATTTCCACTAAAAAATATGTGGAACTGTACCCTTTTTATCCATCCTTCGCCGCTGTTGACAATGAAGCGTATAATCCAGAAGTCACTATTTATCACGGTTTTTGGATGGTTGAATGGTATGCCAAAGAATTCCTTCATCAGTCCGATCCGAATGATATCCATGATCTGCTTGAAGGCTATCTTGAAACGACACCGGCGGGTGCAGATGGACTGATTCACCAACCCTATTGGGGTAGAGAAGCCTTTCGGCCGGAAGCCAAAGGTTCATTTATCGGATTCAGCGAGGGCCATGATAAAAGACATATTTACCGGGCCATCATTGAAGGCCTGGGATATGCTCTATTGGAAGGGCTTGAATTGATTGAAAGAAAAACAAAGGTGCCGATTCAATCGGTTGGACTTTCTGGCGGCGGATCACGCAGCGACGGCGTCGCTCAGATTATGGCTGATATTTTAAACCGGCCGGTTTATCGGGTGCAGACCTTTGAAACAACGGCTTTAGGAGCTGCCATGGCTACCTTTGTTGGTTTGGGACAATATCCTGATATTCAAACAGCGGGGAAATCAATGATTCGAAAATCCCGGGTGTTTGAACCAAATCCGGAAAATACCATGAAATATACAGAAATTTATAATAAAATTTACAAGCGATTATATCGTCGGGTAAAACCCTTATATCAATCATATCACTAA
- a CDS encoding class I SAM-dependent methyltransferase gives MNIKLSPRLEVIAGCVAGVKTMADIGTDHGYLPVFLVENHMVSTAIASDTNQQPLKKAEKIISEQQLESSIETRLGSGLSVLKPGEVDAVVMAGMGGLLIRDLLEAEPLVAQGLKKLVLQPMNNQAVLRRYLETHGFKIIKEDLAQEADRVYEVIVAQPGEMIIANPLEYELGLAFDKNIHPLLETLINRKIGLEQKILLSTEGKTTPVAKKQFEESSMFIQKLNEVKKCL, from the coding sequence ATGAACATAAAATTGAGTCCCCGGCTTGAGGTGATTGCCGGTTGCGTTGCTGGCGTGAAAACCATGGCAGATATTGGCACTGATCATGGTTATTTACCGGTATTTCTAGTGGAAAATCACATGGTTTCCACAGCCATTGCCAGTGATACCAATCAGCAGCCGCTAAAAAAAGCCGAAAAAATTATCAGCGAACAACAATTAGAAAGCTCTATTGAGACCCGACTTGGTTCGGGTCTTTCTGTGCTTAAACCCGGGGAGGTTGACGCCGTTGTGATGGCGGGCATGGGGGGGCTGTTGATCCGGGATTTACTGGAAGCGGAGCCACTGGTAGCGCAGGGTTTAAAAAAATTGGTGCTCCAACCGATGAATAATCAAGCCGTACTGCGAAGATATCTGGAAACGCATGGATTCAAAATTATTAAAGAAGACCTGGCTCAGGAAGCGGATCGGGTTTATGAAGTGATCGTAGCGCAACCAGGAGAGATGATCATCGCTAATCCTCTGGAATATGAACTGGGATTAGCGTTTGATAAAAATATACACCCGCTATTGGAAACGCTGATCAACCGAAAAATTGGTTTGGAGCAGAAAATTCTGTTAAGTACCGAGGGAAAAACGACCCCAGTGGCAAAAAAACAATTTGAAGAAAGTAGCATGTTTATCCAGAAATTAAACGAGGTGAAAAAATGTCTGTGA
- the dnaG gene encoding DNA primase, whose translation MTTYYSEELIQSVIEANDIVDVASGYMTLKRVGNSFKGKCPFHNEKTASFTVSREKQLYHCFGCGAGGNVITFTMEMEKLPFVDALKFLATRVNIVLPEKQNAQEDHQAYERKKRLYELHRESANYYYKILKTNRPALEYLIKRGVSQETIREFGLGYAPEDWNRLTDFLKTKGFSIAEMLDSGLILASENNRHYDRFRSRIMFPIVNPRGQIVGFGGRLMANGTNGPKYLNSPETPIFSKSYELYNLNRCKNFMEDGRLFIVEGYMDVISLYEKGIKNTVAALGTAFTPFHGKILERYASEVIIAFDGDSAGISATEKAMNILKKTSLNVKMLNLPVNEDPDSFVQKYGNEGFNNFVSKALTIVEYELELLKRNNDLTQTDGRLRYGNEAIKILKQLETSVEIDYYSKMVARETGINQEVIRREVIRSKTKQTANPDQLIEVDPKGTLTQKIPKAYQKAQELAIRYCLITPEMIDGFPMDYLTEQFYKDLLLTISERIKTDRKIDINQVMSHFDESEEVQKIVEFMMNEEEVSRLDYQDALEIMNRFYNEAQLDKISEQIKRESSNGNDEAVARLTNQFIEIKKMMKENGRH comes from the coding sequence ATGACAACATACTACTCCGAAGAATTGATACAATCTGTCATCGAAGCAAATGATATTGTGGATGTCGCTTCGGGTTACATGACCTTAAAACGTGTGGGTAACTCTTTCAAGGGTAAATGTCCGTTTCATAATGAAAAGACGGCATCATTTACGGTCTCCAGAGAAAAACAACTCTATCATTGTTTTGGCTGTGGGGCCGGTGGTAATGTGATTACTTTTACTATGGAAATGGAAAAACTGCCTTTTGTGGATGCCCTTAAGTTTTTGGCAACTCGGGTGAATATTGTTTTACCAGAAAAGCAAAATGCTCAAGAAGATCATCAGGCTTATGAAAGAAAGAAGCGTCTGTATGAATTGCATCGAGAATCGGCAAACTACTACTATAAAATTTTAAAGACAAATCGTCCGGCCCTGGAATATCTGATCAAAAGAGGCGTCAGCCAGGAGACTATCCGAGAGTTTGGTTTAGGTTATGCACCAGAAGACTGGAACAGATTAACAGATTTTCTTAAAACAAAAGGGTTTTCAATAGCGGAAATGCTGGATTCGGGGTTGATTTTAGCTTCGGAAAATAACCGGCATTATGATCGGTTCCGCAGTCGAATCATGTTTCCGATTGTCAATCCCCGGGGACAGATTGTCGGGTTTGGCGGTCGTCTGATGGCAAACGGTACAAATGGACCAAAATACCTGAACTCTCCGGAAACCCCGATTTTTTCGAAAAGCTATGAACTGTACAATTTAAATCGTTGCAAGAATTTTATGGAAGATGGACGACTATTCATTGTTGAAGGCTATATGGATGTCATATCCCTCTATGAAAAGGGGATAAAAAATACGGTGGCAGCTCTGGGTACGGCGTTTACACCATTCCATGGAAAAATACTGGAACGCTATGCCAGCGAGGTGATTATTGCTTTTGATGGTGACAGTGCCGGAATATCGGCAACAGAAAAAGCAATGAACATCTTGAAAAAGACCAGTTTAAATGTTAAAATGTTAAACTTGCCGGTAAATGAAGACCCGGATTCGTTTGTCCAGAAATATGGCAATGAGGGATTTAATAATTTTGTTTCAAAAGCTTTGACCATTGTCGAGTATGAACTGGAATTGTTAAAAAGAAACAACGACCTTACCCAAACCGATGGCCGGCTGCGATACGGGAATGAGGCAATCAAAATATTAAAACAACTGGAAACGTCCGTAGAAATTGATTACTACAGTAAAATGGTTGCCAGGGAAACCGGGATTAATCAGGAAGTGATCCGACGCGAGGTAATTCGTTCAAAGACGAAGCAAACCGCCAATCCTGATCAACTAATTGAGGTTGACCCAAAAGGTACACTTACCCAGAAGATTCCGAAGGCCTATCAAAAAGCTCAGGAATTGGCAATTCGATACTGTTTAATAACACCTGAGATGATTGACGGGTTTCCGATGGATTATCTGACCGAGCAGTTCTATAAAGATCTGCTTTTAACCATTTCGGAAAGGATCAAAACAGACAGAAAAATCGACATCAATCAAGTGATGTCACATTTTGATGAATCAGAAGAAGTTCAAAAAATAGTTGAGTTCATGATGAACGAGGAGGAAGTCTCCCGGCTTGATTATCAAGATGCTTTGGAAATAATGAATCGTTTTTATAATGAAGCTCAACTGGATAAGATTTCTGAACAAATAAAGAGAGAATCATCCAATGGTAATGACGAAGCGGTGGCAAGACTCACCAATCAATTTATAGAAATCAAGAAAATGATGAAAGAAAACGGGAGGCACTAA
- a CDS encoding Tm-1-like ATP-binding domain-containing protein, with product MKNVLIVGTFDTKGHEFQFIKELIEKRGLTTTTVNCGVIGDPLFEPDISSNTVAAAGGSSLAELKEKHDRGLGIDIMMAGAAKITKDLYDQGEVDGVISLGGSAGTTIGTFAMRSLPVGVPKIMVSTVASGDTRPYVGEKDITMMYSVVDISGINSISNHILANAANAIAGMASFDIPELKEEKTLLAATMFGVTTPCVTTAREYLEDQGYEVLVFHATGAGGMAMESLIEAGFIKGVFDATTTEWCDEVAGGVFTAGPTRLEAVAKAGIPEVVSVGALDMVNFGAIETVPVKYKNRNLYKHNASVTLMRTTVDECSQMGKIIAGKLNMANGPVALFLPLKGVSAIDVEGAPFYGPEEDAELFAQLRANIEDKVELIEMDTDINDEAFALAMAKKLISMIEQQ from the coding sequence ATGAAAAATGTATTAATCGTAGGGACCTTTGATACCAAGGGGCACGAATTCCAGTTTATTAAAGAACTCATCGAAAAGCGGGGCTTAACCACCACCACCGTCAATTGTGGGGTTATCGGTGATCCTTTGTTCGAACCGGATATTTCCAGTAACACCGTCGCGGCGGCAGGAGGATCGTCCCTGGCTGAACTCAAAGAAAAACATGATCGAGGCCTGGGCATTGACATCATGATGGCTGGAGCAGCTAAAATCACCAAAGATCTTTATGATCAGGGCGAGGTTGATGGTGTCATCAGTCTGGGCGGATCAGCCGGCACCACCATTGGTACCTTTGCGATGAGAAGTCTGCCGGTGGGCGTACCAAAAATTATGGTTTCCACGGTGGCTTCCGGGGATACCCGCCCCTATGTAGGTGAAAAAGATATCACCATGATGTATTCAGTCGTCGACATTTCAGGAATCAACAGTATTTCCAATCACATTTTGGCCAATGCCGCCAACGCTATTGCCGGCATGGCCAGCTTTGATATTCCGGAACTAAAGGAAGAAAAGACCTTACTAGCGGCCACCATGTTTGGCGTAACCACACCTTGTGTAACCACAGCCAGAGAATACTTGGAAGATCAGGGTTACGAAGTGCTGGTGTTCCACGCCACTGGTGCCGGCGGCATGGCCATGGAAAGTCTCATTGAAGCTGGCTTTATCAAAGGCGTCTTTGATGCCACTACCACCGAATGGTGCGACGAGGTAGCTGGCGGCGTGTTCACAGCCGGACCAACAAGGCTGGAAGCTGTTGCCAAAGCAGGCATTCCGGAAGTCGTTTCAGTAGGCGCCTTGGATATGGTCAATTTTGGCGCGATCGAAACCGTTCCCGTAAAATATAAAAACCGCAACCTGTACAAACATAATGCCAGCGTTACCCTGATGCGAACCACTGTTGATGAATGTTCTCAAATGGGAAAAATCATTGCCGGCAAACTGAACATGGCTAACGGACCCGTTGCTTTGTTCCTGCCCTTAAAAGGCGTTTCGGCAATTGATGTCGAAGGCGCACCATTCTACGGCCCTGAAGAGGATGCCGAACTGTTTGCACAATTACGAGCCAACATTGAAGATAAGGTTGAACTGATCGAAATGGACACCGACATCAACGACGAAGCCTTTGCCCTGGCAATGGCAAAAAAACTGATTTCAATGATTGAACAACAATGA
- the rpoD gene encoding RNA polymerase sigma factor RpoD has protein sequence MPEVQQLLKRGKAKGNLNNHDFEEILEKADLDPEEIDSIYLYLQKEGIEIAFTDLELEALEAAELEEENQKEIELADSVSVNDPVRLYLKEIGKVPLLTGDEEMALARRMEAGDDSAKKELAEANLRLVVSIAKRYVGRGMSFLDLIQEGNLGLIKAVEKFDYTKGFKFSTYATWWIRQAITRAIADQARTIRIPVHMVETINKLIRVSRQLLQEYGREPTPAEIGKEMGFSEEKVREIQKIAQDPVSLETPIGEEEDSHLGDFIPDEDAPAPAEAASYALLKEQLIEVLNTLTEREEKVLRLRFGLDDGRARTLEEVGKEFNVTRERIRQIEAKALRKLRHPSRSKKLKDYLT, from the coding sequence ATGCCAGAAGTTCAGCAACTTTTAAAACGCGGAAAAGCAAAAGGTAATTTAAACAACCACGATTTTGAAGAAATTTTGGAAAAGGCTGATCTTGATCCAGAAGAAATTGATTCAATTTATTTATATCTTCAAAAAGAAGGAATTGAAATTGCCTTTACCGACCTTGAACTGGAAGCCCTGGAAGCGGCTGAACTGGAAGAAGAAAACCAGAAAGAAATTGAACTGGCAGACTCGGTCAGCGTTAACGATCCAGTTCGTTTATACCTTAAAGAAATTGGTAAGGTACCATTATTAACGGGTGATGAAGAAATGGCTTTGGCGCGCCGGATGGAAGCTGGCGATGATTCAGCCAAGAAAGAATTGGCTGAGGCCAACTTACGATTGGTTGTCAGTATTGCCAAACGATATGTGGGACGGGGTATGTCGTTTCTGGATCTGATTCAGGAAGGAAACCTGGGACTGATTAAAGCCGTTGAAAAATTCGACTATACCAAGGGTTTTAAATTCAGTACTTATGCTACCTGGTGGATTCGACAGGCGATTACCCGAGCCATTGCCGATCAAGCCAGAACCATCCGTATCCCGGTACATATGGTAGAGACCATTAATAAGCTAATCCGGGTTTCCCGTCAGTTGCTCCAGGAATATGGACGTGAACCGACCCCAGCAGAAATTGGCAAAGAAATGGGCTTTTCTGAAGAAAAGGTTCGTGAAATTCAAAAAATCGCTCAGGATCCGGTTTCTCTGGAAACCCCAATTGGGGAAGAAGAAGACAGCCACTTGGGTGACTTCATTCCCGATGAAGATGCCCCGGCACCGGCTGAAGCGGCATCCTATGCGCTACTAAAAGAACAACTAATTGAAGTACTAAATACCTTAACTGAGCGAGAAGAAAAAGTGCTTCGTTTACGTTTTGGTCTGGATGATGGCCGAGCTCGAACTCTGGAAGAAGTGGGGAAAGAGTTTAATGTCACCAGAGAACGAATCCGACAGATTGAAGCAAAGGCTTTACGCAAATTGCGACACCCCAGCCGCAGCAAGAAGTTAAAGGATTATTTAACCTAA
- a CDS encoding Nif3-like dinuclear metal center hexameric protein, which produces MSVKLNKIIQAIEAVAPEKLAEDWDNVGLHVGSRQQLVNKILLTLDITAEVVSEAVAKKADLIIAHHPFIFNGLKTLSSDWEKGQIIELLIKNNIGVYVAHTNMDKAESGLNFYLAELLGLENIRTLEPSNPGTYYKLVVYAPLEATERIIEVLGKNGAGAIGNYDSCTYRSSGIGTFRPLAGSNPYVGDKNTLINVAEDRIEAIVPGHELKNLIIQLKKNHPYEEMAYDVIPLENGRLINENGLGKIGTLKEPVDVAEFIGAVKDKLGLIALRGAGNMPDTIRRVAICSGTGADMIGLAKAKRADVLITGDLKHHDGQRALENNFWVLDAGHYGTEKWVVDCFQKILKADLGENCPEMMVAEASRDFIVNY; this is translated from the coding sequence ATGTCTGTGAAACTAAATAAAATTATTCAGGCGATTGAAGCGGTTGCACCGGAAAAACTGGCTGAAGACTGGGACAATGTTGGTCTTCATGTTGGTTCCCGTCAACAGCTGGTGAATAAGATTCTGCTGACCTTGGATATCACAGCCGAGGTGGTTAGCGAAGCGGTAGCAAAAAAAGCAGATCTGATTATTGCGCACCACCCGTTTATTTTTAATGGTCTAAAAACCCTGTCATCGGATTGGGAAAAAGGGCAGATAATTGAATTACTGATCAAAAATAATATCGGGGTTTATGTGGCCCATACCAATATGGATAAAGCAGAAAGCGGTCTTAATTTTTATCTGGCTGAGTTGCTGGGGTTAGAGAATATCCGCACTCTGGAGCCGTCTAACCCGGGTACCTATTATAAGCTGGTGGTCTATGCTCCGTTGGAAGCGACTGAAAGAATCATTGAGGTACTGGGAAAAAATGGTGCCGGCGCCATCGGTAATTATGATTCCTGTACCTATCGCTCATCCGGCATCGGAACTTTCCGGCCGCTGGCAGGTTCAAATCCTTATGTTGGTGATAAAAATACACTGATAAATGTCGCAGAAGATCGGATTGAAGCCATTGTTCCCGGACATGAACTGAAAAATCTGATTATTCAGCTAAAAAAGAATCATCCCTACGAAGAAATGGCCTATGATGTCATCCCGCTGGAAAACGGTCGGCTGATCAATGAAAACGGACTGGGCAAAATCGGGACTTTAAAAGAGCCCGTGGATGTAGCAGAATTTATTGGCGCGGTAAAAGACAAGTTGGGTCTGATCGCATTAAGAGGTGCCGGGAACATGCCGGATACCATCCGCCGGGTGGCTATTTGTTCAGGGACTGGGGCCGATATGATTGGTCTGGCTAAAGCCAAAAGAGCAGATGTACTGATCACCGGCGATCTCAAGCATCATGATGGACAACGGGCCTTGGAAAATAATTTTTGGGTGCTTGATGCCGGTCATTATGGCACTGAAAAGTGGGTTGTGGATTGCTTCCAGAAAATTTTGAAAGCTGATCTGGGCGAAAACTGTCCGGAAATGATGGTTGCCGAAGCCTCCCGGGATTTTATTGTGAATTATTAA